Proteins found in one Zea mays cultivar B73 chromosome 1, Zm-B73-REFERENCE-NAM-5.0, whole genome shotgun sequence genomic segment:
- the LOC100282120 gene encoding uncharacterized protein LOC100282120 isoform 3 (isoform 3 is encoded by transcript variant 3), with product MSRLASGLQRLRRSSSQWEVLWSALASCGLVLFSQLAVAMVPRLFPFLSLLAMLPIAGLVFIAAIVLGRLWRRFIGVAASAPLFVLFNILLLWGVYVFVIRRETSSLLDMLINAECALLLWGFYRILSGDPGIVACDSSYLEEAGCKDFVEAIYSSEKLPMLSRVRQCTWCKANIRGYDHHCPAFGTCIGQKNHRLFMALLTGFVVAESTYTMCSTKYITRCISSGTIRSENPVSLNIVISTTLFSILQVLWQIVFLMWHIYCICFNIKTDEWINWKKYPEFQMKEQPRSDSEVKFVNPYDKGMLCNIREFLKPE from the exons ATGAGCAGGCTTGCGTCGGGGCTCCAGCGCTTGCGGAGGTCGTCGTCGCAGTGGGAGGTGCTGTGGTCGGCGCTCGCGTCATGCGGCCTAGTGCTTTTCTCGCAGCTCGCCGTGGCGATGGTTCCCCGTCTCTTCCCTTTCCTCTCCCTCCTCGCGATGCTCCCCATCGCGG GGTTGGTGTTCATCGCGGCTATCGTGCTCGGCCGCCTGTGGAGGAGGTTCATCGGGGTGGCGGCGTCGGCCCCGCTCTTCGTGCTCTTCAACATCCTCCTATTGTGGGGCGTTTACGTATTCGTAATCCGGAGAG AAACTTCTTCTCTGCTGGACATGCTAATAAATGCAGAGTGTGCACTTCTTCTGTGGGGATTCTACAG GATTTTATCTGGTGATCCTGGTATTGTTGCTTGTGATTCTTCATATTTGGAAGAAGCTGGCTGCAAGGATTTTGTGGAAGCTATATACTCGAGTGAG AAACTCCCAATGCTCTCAAGGGTCAGGCAGTGTACCTGGTGCAAAGCAAACATTAGGGGCTATGACCATCATTGTCCTGCATTTGGTACTTGCATAG GACAGAAAAATCATCGTCTATTTATGGCCCTTTTGACAGGATTTGTTGTTGCTGAATCAACATATACGATGTGCTCAACAAAAT ATATTACCAGATGCATCAGTTCAGGGACTATAAGATCGGAG AATCCTGTATCTTTAAACATAGTAATCAGTACAACGCTCTTCTCTATCCTCCAGGTCCTCTGGCAG ATTGTATTCTTGATGTGGCACATATATTGCATCTGCTTCAACATCAAGACAGATGAGTGG ATTAACTGGAAGAAATATCCTGAATTCCAGATGAAGGAACAACCTCGATCAG ATTCTGAAGTCAAATTTGTGAACCCATATGACAAGGGCATGCTGTGTAACATAAGAGAATTTCTAAAGCCGGAATGA
- the LOC100282120 gene encoding uncharacterized protein isoform X1, whose product MRPSAFLAARRGDGSPSLPFPLPPRDAPHRGSVLSGCSLPFWFSAQLHCTRLREFLFFKRQSDSDLPSTACCIGLVFIAAIVLGRLWRRFIGVAASAPLFVLFNILLLWGVYVFVIRRETSSLLDMLINAECALLLWGFYRILSGDPGIVACDSSYLEEAGCKDFVEAIYSSEKLPMLSRVRQCTWCKANIRGYDHHCPAFGTCIGQKNHRLFMALLTGFVVAESTYTMCSTKYITRCISSGTIRSENPVSLNIVISTTLFSILQVLWQIVFLMWHIYCICFNIKTDEWINWKKYPEFQMKEQPRSDSEVKFVNPYDKGMLCNIREFLKPE is encoded by the exons ATGCGGCCTAGTGCTTTTCTCGCAGCTCGCCGTGGCGATGGTTCCCCGTCTCTTCCCTTTCCTCTCCCTCCTCGCGATGCTCCCCATCGCGGGTCGGTGCTCTCTGGTTGCTCGCTTCCTTTTTGGTTCTCTGCACAGCTGCACTGCACCCGATTGCGGGAGTTTCTATTTTTTAAGCGCCAGAGCGATTCTGATCTTCCTTCGACTGCGTGTTGCATAGGGTTGGTGTTCATCGCGGCTATCGTGCTCGGCCGCCTGTGGAGGAGGTTCATCGGGGTGGCGGCGTCGGCCCCGCTCTTCGTGCTCTTCAACATCCTCCTATTGTGGGGCGTTTACGTATTCGTAATCCGGAGAG AAACTTCTTCTCTGCTGGACATGCTAATAAATGCAGAGTGTGCACTTCTTCTGTGGGGATTCTACAG GATTTTATCTGGTGATCCTGGTATTGTTGCTTGTGATTCTTCATATTTGGAAGAAGCTGGCTGCAAGGATTTTGTGGAAGCTATATACTCGAGTGAG AAACTCCCAATGCTCTCAAGGGTCAGGCAGTGTACCTGGTGCAAAGCAAACATTAGGGGCTATGACCATCATTGTCCTGCATTTGGTACTTGCATAG GACAGAAAAATCATCGTCTATTTATGGCCCTTTTGACAGGATTTGTTGTTGCTGAATCAACATATACGATGTGCTCAACAAAAT ATATTACCAGATGCATCAGTTCAGGGACTATAAGATCGGAG AATCCTGTATCTTTAAACATAGTAATCAGTACAACGCTCTTCTCTATCCTCCAGGTCCTCTGGCAG ATTGTATTCTTGATGTGGCACATATATTGCATCTGCTTCAACATCAAGACAGATGAGTGG ATTAACTGGAAGAAATATCCTGAATTCCAGATGAAGGAACAACCTCGATCAG ATTCTGAAGTCAAATTTGTGAACCCATATGACAAGGGCATGCTGTGTAACATAAGAGAATTTCTAAAGCCGGAATGA
- the LOC100282120 gene encoding uncharacterized protein isoform X2 — translation MRPSAFLAARRGDGSPSLPFPLPPRDAPHRGSVLSGLVFIAAIVLGRLWRRFIGVAASAPLFVLFNILLLWGVYVFVIRRETSSLLDMLINAECALLLWGFYRILSGDPGIVACDSSYLEEAGCKDFVEAIYSSEKLPMLSRVRQCTWCKANIRGYDHHCPAFGTCIGQKNHRLFMALLTGFVVAESTYTMCSTKYITRCISSGTIRSENPVSLNIVISTTLFSILQVLWQIVFLMWHIYCICFNIKTDEWINWKKYPEFQMKEQPRSDSEVKFVNPYDKGMLCNIREFLKPE, via the exons ATGCGGCCTAGTGCTTTTCTCGCAGCTCGCCGTGGCGATGGTTCCCCGTCTCTTCCCTTTCCTCTCCCTCCTCGCGATGCTCCCCATCGCGGGTCGGTGCTCTCTG GGTTGGTGTTCATCGCGGCTATCGTGCTCGGCCGCCTGTGGAGGAGGTTCATCGGGGTGGCGGCGTCGGCCCCGCTCTTCGTGCTCTTCAACATCCTCCTATTGTGGGGCGTTTACGTATTCGTAATCCGGAGAG AAACTTCTTCTCTGCTGGACATGCTAATAAATGCAGAGTGTGCACTTCTTCTGTGGGGATTCTACAG GATTTTATCTGGTGATCCTGGTATTGTTGCTTGTGATTCTTCATATTTGGAAGAAGCTGGCTGCAAGGATTTTGTGGAAGCTATATACTCGAGTGAG AAACTCCCAATGCTCTCAAGGGTCAGGCAGTGTACCTGGTGCAAAGCAAACATTAGGGGCTATGACCATCATTGTCCTGCATTTGGTACTTGCATAG GACAGAAAAATCATCGTCTATTTATGGCCCTTTTGACAGGATTTGTTGTTGCTGAATCAACATATACGATGTGCTCAACAAAAT ATATTACCAGATGCATCAGTTCAGGGACTATAAGATCGGAG AATCCTGTATCTTTAAACATAGTAATCAGTACAACGCTCTTCTCTATCCTCCAGGTCCTCTGGCAG ATTGTATTCTTGATGTGGCACATATATTGCATCTGCTTCAACATCAAGACAGATGAGTGG ATTAACTGGAAGAAATATCCTGAATTCCAGATGAAGGAACAACCTCGATCAG ATTCTGAAGTCAAATTTGTGAACCCATATGACAAGGGCATGCTGTGTAACATAAGAGAATTTCTAAAGCCGGAATGA